A region of the Roseobacter denitrificans OCh 114 genome:
TGTGCATGTGATCGGCATCAGCAGCCAGGCGGCGGGCCACAAGACACTGGCACCGCAATTGGTCACGGCCCTCAAGGAAGCGGGAGCGGAGGATATTCTGGTGATCTGCGGTGGCGTAATCCCACAGCAGGACTATCAGTTCCTTTACGATTCAGGGGTTAAGGCCATTTTCGGACCGGGCACCAATATCCCCGAAGCGGCGCAGGATATCCTCAAACTGATTGCCGAGGCGCGCGGTTGATCGCGTTTGACCATATTGCAATCGCCGGTGAAACGCTGTCGGCCGCGCGCGCTTATGTCGAAGATGCGCTTGGCGTCGCCCTGCAAGACGGTGGCGCGCATGACGTGTTTTTTACGCATAACGCCCTGCTGGGCCTCGAAGCGGGGCTGTACCTTGAGGCGATTGCCATCAACCCGGATGCGCCGCAGCCAGATCGACCGAGGTGGTTTGATCTGGACCGTTTCGAGGGCGCGCCGCGCCTGACCAATTGGATTTGCCGGACAGGTGATTTAGCCGAAACACTGGTCAACATGCCGGAGGCGTTCGGAAAGCCGGTCGCTTTGAAGCGGGGCGATCTGCGTTGGCAGATGGCCGTGCCACAGGATGGAATATTGCCCTTTGACAATTGCGCCCCGGCCTTGATCGAATGGCAATCCGCACCGCACCCGGCTGAACGCCTGCCGCGCTCTGGGGTCACACTGCGCCGTTTGACGGTAACCCATCCACAGGCGTTACAGTTGAAGGACCTGTTACGAGGTCAGATGCAGGATGACCGCATTTCGATCGAAACAGGGCCTGTGGCGATGCAGGCAGATTTTGACACACCGCAGGGGCCCCGTACACTGGGGGCATGATCAGACCTGCATCACCTCAGGACAGCGCGGCAATTGCGGCTTTGTGGAACTGGATGATCCGCGACACATTGGCGACATTCACCACGGTGCCAAAAACCAGCGCAGAGGTCGCGGCGCGCATCACCTCAGCGCCGACGCAGTTTCATATCGCGGAAAACAAAGGGATATTTGTCGGTTTTGTGACCTTTGGACCGTTTCGACCCGGGCCGGGATATGCCGCGACGGTTGAACATACCATCCTTATCGACCCACAGGCGCATGGTCGCGGCATTGGGCGCGCGCTGATGGCGCAGGCGGAAACCGCTGCCCGCGCGGCAGGTAAAAAGGTCATGATCGGTGCAATCAGCAGTCACAATCGAGGCGCGATCCGTTTCCATGAAAGGCTGGCCTACATACAGGTCGGGCATCTTCCCGGTGTGGGGTACAAGCAAGGGCAGTGGCTTGACCTTATTCTGATGCAGAAAAACCTCTGATACGTCGGTTGATGGCCTGACAGTCCGCGCCGCAGGGGCTATGGTCCGCGCATGTCTATCTGGTCCCGCATCACTGACGCGCTTTCCGCTCTGACGGCGGGCGAAGGGCTGTCGGCCGTTTTCGACCGGCTGCGCAGCCCGCCGGAGCGGTCTGTTGCCTTTACGATTGCGGTGATTGCTCTGGGGGCCAAGATGGCCAAGGCGGACGGGCGCGTGACCCGCGATGAGGTCACCGCTTTTCGCGAAGTCTTTCGTATCGCTGCACAGGATGAGGCAGGGGCCGCCAAGGTGTTCAATCTTGCGCGTCAGGATGCAGCGGGCTTTGAGGAATATGCGCAGCGCATCGGCACCATGTTCAGCGGGCAGCCCGACACCCTGCGCGACCTTCTTGAAGGGTTGTTTCATATCGCGATGGCGGATGGCTTTTATCACCCGAACGAAAACGCCTTTCTGGAAAAGGTGACCCATATTTTCGGCATACCGA
Encoded here:
- a CDS encoding VOC family protein; this translates as MIAFDHIAIAGETLSAARAYVEDALGVALQDGGAHDVFFTHNALLGLEAGLYLEAIAINPDAPQPDRPRWFDLDRFEGAPRLTNWICRTGDLAETLVNMPEAFGKPVALKRGDLRWQMAVPQDGILPFDNCAPALIEWQSAPHPAERLPRSGVTLRRLTVTHPQALQLKDLLRGQMQDDRISIETGPVAMQADFDTPQGPRTLGA
- a CDS encoding GNAT family N-acetyltransferase, which produces MIRPASPQDSAAIAALWNWMIRDTLATFTTVPKTSAEVAARITSAPTQFHIAENKGIFVGFVTFGPFRPGPGYAATVEHTILIDPQAHGRGIGRALMAQAETAARAAGKKVMIGAISSHNRGAIRFHERLAYIQVGHLPGVGYKQGQWLDLILMQKNL
- a CDS encoding molecular chaperone DjiA → MSIWSRITDALSALTAGEGLSAVFDRLRSPPERSVAFTIAVIALGAKMAKADGRVTRDEVTAFREVFRIAAQDEAGAAKVFNLARQDAAGFEEYAQRIGTMFSGQPDTLRDLLEGLFHIAMADGFYHPNENAFLEKVTHIFGIPKSEFNRLRMRFAPDAPQDPYTVLGVSPDTPIEDIRRTFRRLVRENHPDAMIARGVPEEALQLAQKRMSDINKAWDDIRAEQG